The DNA window GGATCGTTTCTACGTGATTATGTTACGTTGATGGACAGAGCAGTAAAAGGACAGTCATGAGTTCAAAATAGTTGTTTGATTTATCATTTAACCCAACAAACAAATTAGGGTAGATCATCTAAAATAACAATATTGACCCATAGAGGTCAAAGTAACTGAACTTTACTCAACAAACTGGCAACAAGAACACTGACCGAAACACAGCGTGAACTAAAATGTGCACTTATTTTAGGATACAGCATCATATGATTATGCAAATGAATCCTACACAAAACACACTCTGTAAATTATATCCTGTgtttaaaaaactgaactgaaatcaTCACATTTCTAATAATTCAtctcttcttcttgttttcctgctgaagcttccagaaccagagcggTGCTGCATTCagggtccagaaccagagcggTGCTGCATTCagggtccagaaccagagcggTGCTGCATTCAGGGTCCAGNAGAACCAGAGCGGTGCTGCATTCagggtccagaaccagagcggTGCTGCATTCagggtccagaaccagagcggTGCTGCATTCAGGGTCCAGAACTGAAGCCGTGCTGCGTTCAGGGACCTCAGagctctgtgattggctgagagcagcagctctgatcCGGGTCCAGGATGTGTGCGGTGTCCGTCTGATCAGAACCATCTCCAGAACCGGGCCATGTCGCGGCACAACAAGCTGCAGAAGCAGGTCCTGGCTCTGTACCGCCACTTCCTGCGGGCTGGGAAGGACAAACCGGGTTTCCTGCCCAGAATCCGGGACGAGTTCCGGGAAAACGCGCGCATCAAGAAGACGGACGTGATGCACATCGAGTACCTGTACCGCCGCGGCCAgcggcagctgcagcagctcagggacGCCAACACCAAGCAGCTGGGCTCCTTCTCCAGAGGCAGCGAGCCGGGCTGACcaacagaaccaccagaaccatctAATGCATGCCTCACtgactggaccagaacctgccCACAGCAAGAAACTTTCCTCTGTTACTTAGTAAAACATTTAACCAGCAGCAGATCCGTCAGAATCCACaagttctgctggttctggaaggtccaaggttctggttcctgctgCGTGCCGAGTCAGAGTCACATCCTGTCGCTTCATCGCCTGATTTATTCTAACACAAGatcaaaaatgagaaaaaaaacttgattctGTTGGAACAGATTCATCAGAACcatcagctggttctggttctgatatAACCAGTAAAATGTCTGAGAATCTTAAATCAGCTTAGATATGAAATCATTGAGCTT is part of the Poecilia reticulata strain Guanapo linkage group LG9, Guppy_female_1.0+MT, whole genome shotgun sequence genome and encodes:
- the sdhaf1 gene encoding succinate dehydrogenase assembly factor 1, mitochondrial; protein product: MSRHNKLQKQVLALYRHFLRAGKDKPGFLPRIRDEFRENARIKKTDVMHIEYLYRRGQRQLQQLRDANTKQLGSFSRGSEPG